In Nitrospiria bacterium, the DNA window GGTCGACCTGCCGCCGGATGAACTTCTGGAACGACTCAAGGAGGGAAAAGTTTATGTGGCCGAGCTGGCGGCCCGTGCGCAGGAAAACTTTTTCCGAAAAGGAAACCTGCTGGCGCTGAGGGAGCTGACCTTGCGTCAAACCGCCGAGCGGGTGGACGAACAGATGCAGAGCTACCGGCGGGGCTTTGGAGTCAAGACCGTTTGGCCGGCCGGCGAACGGATCCTGGTCTGCATCGGTCCCAATCCCCGTTCGATCCGACTGATCCGCGCGGCCAAGCGAATGGCCGACGGGCTGCGCACCGACTGGATCGCCGTCAATATTGAAGCCCCTTCGAAGGTGCGGGAGTCGGAAAGCGACCGGAAACAACTGGCCGACCATATGCGCCTGGCCGAGAGTCTTGGAGCGGAAACGGTTACACTATCCGGACATCGGACCAGCGAGGAGATCCTGAACTACGCCCGGAACCGCAACGTCAGCCGAATCATCATCGGCAAACCGACGCATCCCCGTTGGAAGGACCGCCTGTTCGGTTCCACGTTGGACGAGGTCGTCCGGGGAAGCGGGGATATCGACGTCCACGTCATCACCGGCGACACGGCGGAACCGGCGCCGCAACCCTCCGGGCGGCCGGCCGGGCGCCCCGGGCACAAAGGAGACTGGGTCTGGAGCATCGCCATTGTGGCCGCCTGCACCGCGGTTTCCGCCGTCATGTTTCCGTACTTTGCCCTGGCGGACCTGGCCATGGTGTATCTCCTCGGCATCGTCTTCACCGCCGGCCGGACCGACCGGGGTCCGTCTCTTTTTGCAACGCTGCTGAGCGTCGCCGCCTTCGATTTCTTCTTCATCCCTCCTTACTATACCTTTGCCATCAGCGACATTAGATACCTGATCACGTTTGGGGTCATGCTGATTGTCGGTTTTGTCATCAGCCGACTGACCCTGCGCGTGCGTGAACAGGCGAATGCCGCGCGTTTACGGGAAAGGAGGACCGCCGCCCTCTACGATCTGAGCCGGGAGCTTGTGCATGAACGGAAGAAAGACCGTTTATGCGCCATCGCCGTGAAGCATATCCACGAGGTGTTTTCCAGTCCGGTGGTCATTCTGATGCCCGAGGGAGAGAAGAACCGACTCCGGCCGGTCGACGGTCGGGGCCCGTTTGCACCCGATCAAAAGGAATTGGGCGTCGCTCAATGGGCCTTCGACCACCGTGAACGGGCGGGACTGGGAACCGATACCCTTCCCGGAGCCAAGGGCCTGTATCTTCCCCTCGTGACTTCGTCCCGGACGGTGGGCGTGCTGGGAGTCCTGCCCGGCCCCTCTATGGACCGCTTCGATCAAGAACAGATCCATGTCCTCGAAAGCTTTGCGAACCAGACGGCCATGGCACTCGAAAGGGCTCTTCTGGCCCGAGAGGCGCACCGGGCGCTCCTCAAAGCCGAGACGGAAGCCCTGCGCAATACGCTGTTGAGTTCGGTTTCCCATGACCTGCGCACCCCTCTGGCGGCCATAACCGGGGCGTCAACGACGCTGCTGGATCGTGACCTGACGCTGGATCCGCACAGTCAGCAGGAACTCATCCAGACGATCTTTGAAGAAGCGGAACATTTAAACCAGATGATCCGAAATGTCCTCGATATGACCCGCCTGGAGTCCGGCGCGATCACTGTTAAAAAGGAATGGATGTCGATCGAAGAGATCGTCGGGGCGGTGCTGAACCGCCTCTCCGCACGGCTTAAGGATCATCCCCTGACAACCCGCTTGCCGAACGATTTGCCGATGGTTCCCTTCGACCCTCTGCTCATCGAGCAGGTCCTGATCAATCTCCTGGATAACGCCCTGAAATATACACCGAAGGGGACGCCGCTCGAGCTCTCCGCAGCCGTAATGGGAAACCGCCTGTCGGT includes these proteins:
- a CDS encoding sensor histidine kinase KdpD codes for the protein MKHQEQRRPSPDLLLEQVKKEEERARQGKLIIFFGAAPGVGKTFAMLNAAQEKRAEGVDVVAGIVETHGRAETEALLKGLEVLPRRPIEYRGAILKEFDLDAALARKPALILVDELAHTNAPGSRHKKRWQDVFELLKAGINVYTTLNVQHLESLNDVIAQITRVVVRETLPDSVLDRADEIELVDLPPDELLERLKEGKVYVAELAARAQENFFRKGNLLALRELTLRQTAERVDEQMQSYRRGFGVKTVWPAGERILVCIGPNPRSIRLIRAAKRMADGLRTDWIAVNIEAPSKVRESESDRKQLADHMRLAESLGAETVTLSGHRTSEEILNYARNRNVSRIIIGKPTHPRWKDRLFGSTLDEVVRGSGDIDVHVITGDTAEPAPQPSGRPAGRPGHKGDWVWSIAIVAACTAVSAVMFPYFALADLAMVYLLGIVFTAGRTDRGPSLFATLLSVAAFDFFFIPPYYTFAISDIRYLITFGVMLIVGFVISRLTLRVREQANAARLRERRTAALYDLSRELVHERKKDRLCAIAVKHIHEVFSSPVVILMPEGEKNRLRPVDGRGPFAPDQKELGVAQWAFDHRERAGLGTDTLPGAKGLYLPLVTSSRTVGVLGVLPGPSMDRFDQEQIHVLESFANQTAMALERALLAREAHRALLKAETEALRNTLLSSVSHDLRTPLAAITGASTTLLDRDLTLDPHSQQELIQTIFEEAEHLNQMIRNVLDMTRLESGAITVKKEWMSIEEIVGAVLNRLSARLKDHPLTTRLPNDLPMVPFDPLLIEQVLINLLDNALKYTPKGTPLELSAAVMGNRLSVELADRGPGIPPGAEDRIFDKFERSPGAGGGIGLGLTICRAIVEAHGGRIWAENRPGGGAVFRFILPLEGHPRLSEGQEGKEDR